In the Bacteroidota bacterium genome, CGACCTTCGCTACAACAATATTGTATTAGCAACCGATGCCGATGTGGATGGGATGCACATACGCTTACTTTTGATTACTTTTTTTCTTCAATTTTTTCCTGATTTAGTTAAGAACGGACACCTTTATATTCTGCAAACACCGCTATTCCGCGTTCGCAATAAAAAAGAAACGGTGTATTGCTATAGCGATGAAGAACGTCAAAATGCAATAGCGCGTTTAGGTGTAAAACCTGAAATTACTCGTTTTAAAGGCTTGGGAGAGATTTCACCGGATGAATTTAAAAACTTTATCGGCAAAGATATTCGATTAGACCCTGTGATTATTGGTAAAAATGCAAGTATCGAGGAAATGTTGAGCTATTACATGGGTAAAAATACACCGGAAAGGCAGGATTTTATTATTGGTAATTTGAAGGTGGAAAAAGATTTGGTTGAGGAAACAACATAATGCACCTTGCAAATTGAAAATACAGGTGATTGTAAAAAATAAGAAAGCATCAGAATAATAAATGAGCAACGAAGAAGAAAACACAAACAACCGACAAGAAGGAGAATTCGAAAATTCCGGAAATGATGAAGTACAAAACGTAATTCACATCTCCGGGATGTACAAAAATTGGTTTCTAGATTATGCATCCTACGTAATCCTAGAGCGCGCTGTACCTTATATTGAAGATGGTTTAAAGCCGGTTCAACGCAGGATTTTGCATTCTTTAAAAGACTTAGACGATGGGCGCTACAATAAAGTAGCCAACGTTATTGGGCATTGCATGAAATATCACCCTCATGGGGATGCCAGTATTGGAGATGCTTTAGTTGCTTTAGGTCAAAAAGAATTGCTCATCGATTGCCAAGGTAACTGGGGCAATACCCTTACCGGGGATTCAGCCGCAGCTCCGCGATACATTGAGGCACGCCTCTCCAAATTTGCGCTTGATGTTGTATTTAATGCTAAAACAACTATTTGGCAAGCTAGTTACGATGGCCGAAATCGAGAGCCGGTCACCTTGCCTGTAAAATTCCCATTGCTCTTAGCGCAAGGTGTTGAAGGAATTGCGGTGGGATTAGCCTGCAAAATTATGCCGCATAATTTTATTGAATTAATTGATGGCTCAATCGATATTTTGCGCGGTAAAAAAACACATATCGTTCCCGATTTTTTGGGTGGGGGTATGGCCGACTTTAGCAATTACAACGATGGGTTACGCGGTGGTAAAGTGCGTGTACGTGCAAAAATTTCGCAACTCGATAAAAAAACGCTTGTCATTAACGAAATTCCCTTTGGAACTACTACCACAAGTCTTATCGATTCTATACTATCTGCCAACGATAAAGAAAAAATTAAAATCCGTAAAGTAGAAGACAATACTTCCGATACTGTAGAGATTGTTATTCACTTGCCAGCCGGAATTTCGCCCGATAAAACCATTGACGGATTATATGCTTTTACCGATTGCGAAGTATCAATATCCCCAAATGCCTGCATCATCGAAGACGATAAACCTCGCTTTGTGGGTGTGAATGAAATGCTCAAAATTTCGACACATAAAACCTTAGCATTGCTTAAAAAGGAACTCGAAATTGAATTGGGTGAACTGGGTGAACAATGGCATTTTTCATCGCTCGAAAAAATATTTATCGAAAAAAGAATTTACCGCGACATTGAAGAAGCAGAAACCTGGGAAGCAGTAATTGCTGCAATTGACAAGGGTTTAAAACCTTACAAAAAGAAATTCAAACGCGAAATTACAGTTCAAGACATTGAGCGCTTAACAGAAATAAAAATCAAACGTATTTCCAAATTCGACTCCTTTAAAGCCGATGAATTAATTAAAGGAATTGAAGACCAAATAAAACAAGTACAACATCATTTAGATAATCTTATTGAATTTGCAATTGAGTATTTCAAAAACCTTAAAAAGAAATATGGAAAAGGTAAAGAACGTAAAACCGAAATAAAATCTTTCGATACCATTGTTGCCTCTCGCGTAGCGGTTGCCAACGAAAAATTATATGTCAACCGTGAAGAAGGTTTTGCCGGATTTGGATTGAAGAAGGACGAATTCATAGCCGAGTGTTCCGACATCGACGACATTATTGTATTCCGTGAAGATGGAACCATGACCGTGAGTAAAATTGCTGATAAAGCATTCGTAGGGAAAGGTATATTGCACATCAATGTTTTTAAGAAAAATGATGAGCGCACCGTGTACAATATGATTTACCGAGATGGAACCAAAGGAAGCGTAATGATAAAACGGTTTAGCGTTACCGGCGTGACCCGCGATAAATTATATGATTTAACAAAAGGGACCAAAGGTTCTGAAGTGCTTTATTTTACTGCCAATCCAAACGGTGAAGCTGAAGTAGTTACGGTGTTCCACAAAGCACTTCCCGGAATTCGCAAATTGCAATTCGACATGAATTTTGGTGAAATAGCTATTAAAGGAAGGGCGTCTCAAGGAAATATTGTTACCAAGTATCCGGTGCGTAAAATTGTGCTCGCTGAAAAAGGTGTTTCTACATTAGGCGCACGTATGATTTGGTTTGACGATACAGTGCAACGCCTTAACACCGAAAGCCGCGGTCAATATTTAGGCGAGTTTAGTGCTGATGATAAAATTTTAACCATCATGCAAAGTGGCCATTACAAACTCCACAATTTCGATTTGGAAAATCACTTTGAGGAAGACATGATTGTAATTGAAAAATTAAAAACCGATAAACCAATTACTGCTATTTACCTCGATGGTGAGAAAAAGGAATACTTTGTAAAACGCTTTTTAATTGAGCCTTCCGATAAAAAAGTGCTCTTCATTAGCGAATTTGAAGGATCACTTTTAGAATGTGTTTCGACCGATCTTTTACCTGTAGCGGAAATAAAATTTTATAAAAATAAAGGCAAAGACATCGCCAATGAAGAAATAAAACTGGCCGACTTTATTAGTGTAAAAGGACTAAAAGCAAAAGGAAATCGACTCTCACAAAATAAAATCAAAGAAATTAATTTAATGGAGCCCATTCCTTCGCCCGATGAAAAAAAGGAAGACGACAAACCTTCCTTCGACCTCGAACGCATGGAACGCTTAAAAGCCATCAAAGACAATTTAGATGAAATGGATAGTCAAATAAAATTAGAATTTTAAACCTCAATTAATAATAAATAACCCAAAATCTCTTGAAAAAATACATTCTTTCAGCAACATTTTTGTTTATCTCTTCCCTCCTATTTGCACAAGCGAATAAAAATATGGTGCAACGAAGTCAGTTGCGATTTCCCGGTAAGCAGCTTAGTAATATTTGTGGCTATGTGGATTCGCTTGGTAACGAATATGCTCTAGTGGGGCATTCCACCGGTATGACAATTGTGGATGTTACCAATCCCGATAGCATTTTTTCGGTAGCAACTATAACTGGTCCAAATTCCATTTGGCGTGAAATTAAAACCTGGCAACACTATGCCTATGTTACCACCGAAGGGGGTGGCGGTTTGCAAATAATTGATATGCGTAATTTGCCCGGCACAATTTTGCCCCACCAAAATTGGACTCCCAACATCAGTGGCCAAGTGCTCGGTAGTATCCATGCCTTGCATATTGATAATGGATTTGTATATCTATATGGAAGCAATATCGGTGCAAAAGGAATTGTTATTGGCGATTTAACAGACCCCTACAATCCTACCTTTGCAGGACTTTACGACGGTAGCTATGTGCACGACGGTTATGTAAGAAACGATACTGCCTGGGCGTGTCAAATTTACGCAGGTACTTTTTCTGCTATTGATGTTTCTAACAAAGCAAATCCTGTGGTGCTTGCCTCACAACAAACGCCAAATGCCTTTACCCACAACTCCTGGTTATCCGACAACAGCAAATATTTATTTACAACGGATGAAGTCGATAATTCATACCTAGCTGCTTACGATGTAAGCGATATAAGCAACATTATTTTTATGGATAAAATCCAATCCCAATATCCCGGCGGCCAAGCAATTGTGCACAATACTCATATACTTAACGACTATGCCATTACCTCTTGGTATAAAGATGGTGTGGTTATTACCGATTGTCACCGACCACAAAATTTGGTGAATGTTGGCTATATTGATGATTGCCCCGAAAGTGGGGGAAGTTACGCAGGTGTGTGGGGCGTATATCCATTTTTACCATCAGGTACAATTGTTACTTCCGATATCGACTCCGGGTTGTATGTTTACTCGCCCACATATGTGCGTGCCTGCTATTTCGAAGGTATTGTGCGTGACAGTTTATGCAACAGCTTGTTAAACAATGTGCATGTTACCCTTATCGGGACAAACGTTCTCGACAGTTCTGATTTTACAGGGAATTTTAAAACGGGTACACCTGATGCCGGCAGCTACACTGCTGAATTTTCTAAGGCAGGATACATCACACAAACAATTCCTGTTACGCTTGTGAATGGCGTTATTACTAACGTTTCAGTAAAACTCTTAAGTAATTCAACCGTAAATTTAAATGGATTTGTAAACGACGCAAACTTTGCTGTTACTTTACCTGGAGCGAATGTTACTTTTACAAATACAAGTGGAACCTATTCGTTACTAACCGATAATACAGGTGAGTACAACAACTGCGCAACGGTTGCAGGAATTTATGATGTGACAGTAGGAAAATGGGGTTTCGAAACCATCTGTTTTGACACACTTGTTTCTCTTGCCAGTTCTAATTTTAACTTGTCGCTCTATCCAAAAATTCAAGATGATTTTAGTTTTAATTATGGTTGGACAGTTCAAACATCCGCAACAACAGGAGCTTGGGTTAGAGGTATTCCGGTGGGTACAACATTGAATAATTTAAACGATGCTAATCCGGGTAATGATGATAGCAACGATTGTACTGATAAGGCTTATGTTACAGGAAATGCAGGTGGTGCTGCAGGAGCAGATGATGTGGACGATGGTGCAACCAATTTATTTTCTCCGGTTTTTGATATAAGTGCTTATGTGCAGCCAATAATTAAGTATTCACGTTGGTTTTTTAATGCCGGTGGTTCAGGTATTCCAAACGATAGCTTGCATATTTTTATTAGCAATGGAACTACCGAAGTGGAACTTGAAAGTGTAACCATCCAAACCGCAGGAGCATCCTCTTGGGTGAACCAATCTATCGATTTAACCGGGTTGATTCCTTTTACCAACACCATGCAAGTTAGAGTGAGAACAGCGGATATTTTACCCGGACATATTGTGGAAGCCGGTTTCGATAATTTTTCAGTTGTAGAAGGAAGTTTGGGAATTGCACAGCCATCACCAACTGCAAACTTATCTATTAGCCCAAATCCTTCGGCAGGTGAGTTTACTTTTTATTATGCTGATTTTACCGCTTCAGTTGAAAATCAACAACTAATAATTTCGGATATTTCAGGTAGAGTGCTTGAAAAAGTTGTTCTTCAAAATGCAAAAACTAAATTCGGTAAAAACTTACCCGCCGGAGCCTACTTTGCATCTATTACTACTACTAAGGGTGAAAAAATTACACAAAAAATAGTAAAGTACTAATTGCCCCATCACACAAAAAAAAACTGCTGAGCACCCATTCAGCAGTTTTTTTTGTGCAAATATTTCCAATATCGAAATTCATCAGTAAAATTCTTTCGTCTAATCAACTAATGCCTCCATTACAATTTTAATTTACTTTTTAGTAAGTATCCCATTGCAATGCTTATTACAGGAATACCGATGTAACTCAATCCAATCGATAAAAAATAATCAACAAATGTTGTCTTCATCATTGGAATTAAAACTATCGTGTCCAAAACAATATTGATTGCAAACCAGCTAAACCCAACAACTATACTTTGAAGTAAATAATCGCTCTCCACAAATTTGAAATAGCGATAAAGCAGGTAACAGCCTGATACAACTCCTACCAACATAATTGTAGACTTAAAAGTTGCGTAGGGTACTACAAGTTCACCACCCGGTTTATAAAATAAAAATGAAACCGCAAATGGAATTAACCAAGATAGTATCCCTAAAAAGATGTTCTTGATAACTAATTTCTGTGACATAGTGCAAGAATTTTAAACCAAAATTAATTAAGTGTATAATTGCCAAAGTTGACTCCGATCAATGCTAGTAATGATACTCGTCATTGCGAAAATCATTTTGGAGTAATATTATTTCAACACACTGAGCTTAGTTGCTCTTGCAATTTTGTCAACTACTTCAAATAAAAAATTATATAATTACTTCTGACTTTTAATTTTCTTGGTAACAATGCCAAAGTTTAATCCGAGATTAAACTTAAAATTGGAATTGTAAAGCGATTGCTCACCATCAAATGGATCAAAATATTTACGTGACTGATTTTGACGTTGCTCCCAAAATTTTAATTTTTTATAACCGAAGCCGCCAAAAAAATCAACAGCCACAGTGCGTGCAATAAAAAACTGAATACCCACCAACATATTTACATTAAAATTACTTTCGCCAATATACAGGTTATTGGCCATGAAGTAAGGTGTTGTTAATTTTGCATAGGCATACGAAACATGCGGAGAGATGTAAAAACCTTGTGGTGAATATTTTTTACGCGATGGAAAAAAACGATGCGAGGCTTGCACCCTAAATCCTCTTACAATTGTTTTTTGTGAACCAAATATCCCAAAACTATCTTCAAAAAGTTTGTAGATTAAACTCTTTCCTAAATACCCCATGCCCAATTGCGTAGATTGCCTTTTTGAAGTGGTAAATTCACTCAACAATCGATATTCGCCGGTGTAGAGCAATGGTCCCCACAAAATCGGTATGGGGTTAAATTTTATTACAGCATGAATTTTTTGAGGATAATTAAATTTTAACACAATACTATCTTGCGCCTTGCTTGTAGAAACAAGGAAAAGCAGTAGCAAAAATAATGACCACAAAAGATTGCTTCGGGTGTACATGCTTAAATTTTCATTCGGGGTGAAGGAATTGATGAAGACGTTGCAAAATCTTGTTTCTGGTATTTCAAATATCCGGTCATGGCTATCATGGCTGCATTATCGGTACAATATTCAAACTTAGGAATAAAAACTTTCCATCCAAAAGTATTATTCAATAAAGCTTTCCGCAAACCACTGTTGGCACTTACTCCACCGGCAATGGCAATTTGTGTCACCCCTTTTAAGTCGCTCGCTGCCTTTAGTTTCTCCATTAAAATTTTGACAAGGGTGTATTGTATTGAGGCACAAATATCATTCTTATTTTTTTCAATAAAATCAACATCCATAGCCATATTATCTTTCACAAAATACAACACGGCTGTCTTAAATCCACTAAAACTAAAATCCAAATCCGCTATTTTTGGCACAGGGAATTTAAACGCCAATGGATTTCCCAATTGAGCAAACTTATCTATTAATGGCCCACCGGGATA is a window encoding:
- a CDS encoding choice-of-anchor B family protein, with translation MKKYILSATFLFISSLLFAQANKNMVQRSQLRFPGKQLSNICGYVDSLGNEYALVGHSTGMTIVDVTNPDSIFSVATITGPNSIWREIKTWQHYAYVTTEGGGGLQIIDMRNLPGTILPHQNWTPNISGQVLGSIHALHIDNGFVYLYGSNIGAKGIVIGDLTDPYNPTFAGLYDGSYVHDGYVRNDTAWACQIYAGTFSAIDVSNKANPVVLASQQTPNAFTHNSWLSDNSKYLFTTDEVDNSYLAAYDVSDISNIIFMDKIQSQYPGGQAIVHNTHILNDYAITSWYKDGVVITDCHRPQNLVNVGYIDDCPESGGSYAGVWGVYPFLPSGTIVTSDIDSGLYVYSPTYVRACYFEGIVRDSLCNSLLNNVHVTLIGTNVLDSSDFTGNFKTGTPDAGSYTAEFSKAGYITQTIPVTLVNGVITNVSVKLLSNSTVNLNGFVNDANFAVTLPGANVTFTNTSGTYSLLTDNTGEYNNCATVAGIYDVTVGKWGFETICFDTLVSLASSNFNLSLYPKIQDDFSFNYGWTVQTSATTGAWVRGIPVGTTLNNLNDANPGNDDSNDCTDKAYVTGNAGGAAGADDVDDGATNLFSPVFDISAYVQPIIKYSRWFFNAGGSGIPNDSLHIFISNGTTEVELESVTIQTAGASSWVNQSIDLTGLIPFTNTMQVRVRTADILPGHIVEAGFDNFSVVEGSLGIAQPSPTANLSISPNPSAGEFTFYYADFTASVENQQLIISDISGRVLEKVVLQNAKTKFGKNLPAGAYFASITTTKGEKITQKIVKY
- a CDS encoding DNA gyrase/topoisomerase IV subunit A — translated: MSNEEENTNNRQEGEFENSGNDEVQNVIHISGMYKNWFLDYASYVILERAVPYIEDGLKPVQRRILHSLKDLDDGRYNKVANVIGHCMKYHPHGDASIGDALVALGQKELLIDCQGNWGNTLTGDSAAAPRYIEARLSKFALDVVFNAKTTIWQASYDGRNREPVTLPVKFPLLLAQGVEGIAVGLACKIMPHNFIELIDGSIDILRGKKTHIVPDFLGGGMADFSNYNDGLRGGKVRVRAKISQLDKKTLVINEIPFGTTTTSLIDSILSANDKEKIKIRKVEDNTSDTVEIVIHLPAGISPDKTIDGLYAFTDCEVSISPNACIIEDDKPRFVGVNEMLKISTHKTLALLKKELEIELGELGEQWHFSSLEKIFIEKRIYRDIEEAETWEAVIAAIDKGLKPYKKKFKREITVQDIERLTEIKIKRISKFDSFKADELIKGIEDQIKQVQHHLDNLIEFAIEYFKNLKKKYGKGKERKTEIKSFDTIVASRVAVANEKLYVNREEGFAGFGLKKDEFIAECSDIDDIIVFREDGTMTVSKIADKAFVGKGILHINVFKKNDERTVYNMIYRDGTKGSVMIKRFSVTGVTRDKLYDLTKGTKGSEVLYFTANPNGEAEVVTVFHKALPGIRKLQFDMNFGEIAIKGRASQGNIVTKYPVRKIVLAEKGVSTLGARMIWFDDTVQRLNTESRGQYLGEFSADDKILTIMQSGHYKLHNFDLENHFEEDMIVIEKLKTDKPITAIYLDGEKKEYFVKRFLIEPSDKKVLFISEFEGSLLECVSTDLLPVAEIKFYKNKGKDIANEEIKLADFISVKGLKAKGNRLSQNKIKEINLMEPIPSPDEKKEDDKPSFDLERMERLKAIKDNLDEMDSQIKLEF